From the genome of Grus americana isolate bGruAme1 chromosome 9, bGruAme1.mat, whole genome shotgun sequence, one region includes:
- the TM4SF19 gene encoding transmembrane 4 L6 family member 19 isoform X1 has translation MWSTSWHVINSQPWVMPPGQGSSEEWTLLAPRGIAPRVAMCVGKCSRIVGPCLLVLGTLSMAANILLLFPGGASKYLVEGHISKDAKAMPGIWGGGITVSIAVSTVSFLASLWSREEGMEQVAPLHHPSAFPFPQVLLAATHITAVGWRCAGCSDCGTRRNAFISAVLSKLALLGAAACFVLSGVGLTNGPLCFYNASEHGGGGHGMLWGYPFLDTGSQKPDARAENYLHDHRTWSICLEPVGVVTWNIVLFSLLLLVSAAEMVLASIQILNGCLGCLCGFCEGK, from the exons atgtggaGCACAAGCTGGCACGTTATAAATAGTCAGCCATGGGTGATGCCTCCAGGACAGGGCTCATCTGAGGAGTGGACACTGCTGGCTCCACGTGGCATTGCTCCCAG GGTGGCCATGTGTGTGGGGAAGTGCAGCCGGATCGTGGGTCCCTgcctgctggtgctgggcacGCTGTCCATGGCAGCCAAcatcctcctgctcttccccgGCGGGGCATCCAAGTACCTGGTGGAGGGGCACATCAGCAAGGATGCCAAGGCCATGCCGGGCATCTGGGGAGGCGGCATCACCGTGAGTATCGCGGTTTCCACCGTGTCCTTCCTTGCGTCTctgtggagcagggaggaagggatggagcAAGTGGCTCCCCTTCATCACCCATCCGCTTTTCCCTTCCCACAGGTGCTGCTGGCAGCGACACACATCACAGCGGTGGGGTGGCGATGCGCCGGCTGCTCTGACTGTGGCACCCGTCGCAAC GCTTTCATCTCCGCTGTGCTCTCCAAGCTGGCACTCCTGGGCGCCGCAGCCTGCTTCGTCCTCTCCGGGGTGGGTTTGACCAACGGACCCCTCTGCTTCTACAATGCCTCCGAGCACGGTGGCGGTGGGCACGGCATGCTCTGGGGTTACCCCTTCCTGGACACCGGCAGCCAGAAGCCTGATGCCAG GGCAGAGAACTACCTGCACGATCATCGCACCTGGAGCATCTGCCTGGAGCCGGTGGGTGTCGTCACCTGGAACATcgtcctcttctccctcctgctgctcgtCAGCGCCGCCGAGATGGTGCTGGCCTCCATCCAGATCCTCAATGGCTGCCTTGGGTGCCTCTGCGGCTTTTGCGAGGGGAAATAG
- the TM4SF19 gene encoding transmembrane 4 L6 family member 19 isoform X2, producing the protein MWSTSWHVINSQPWVMPPGQGSSEEWTLLAPRGIAPRVAMCVGKCSRIVGPCLLVLGTLSMAANILLLFPGGASKYLVEGHISKDAKAMPGIWGGGITVSIAVSTVSFLASLWSREEGMEQVAPLHHPSAFPFPQVLLAATHITAVGWRCAGCSDCGTRRNLALLGAAACFVLSGVGLTNGPLCFYNASEHGGGGHGMLWGYPFLDTGSQKPDARAENYLHDHRTWSICLEPVGVVTWNIVLFSLLLLVSAAEMVLASIQILNGCLGCLCGFCEGK; encoded by the exons atgtggaGCACAAGCTGGCACGTTATAAATAGTCAGCCATGGGTGATGCCTCCAGGACAGGGCTCATCTGAGGAGTGGACACTGCTGGCTCCACGTGGCATTGCTCCCAG GGTGGCCATGTGTGTGGGGAAGTGCAGCCGGATCGTGGGTCCCTgcctgctggtgctgggcacGCTGTCCATGGCAGCCAAcatcctcctgctcttccccgGCGGGGCATCCAAGTACCTGGTGGAGGGGCACATCAGCAAGGATGCCAAGGCCATGCCGGGCATCTGGGGAGGCGGCATCACCGTGAGTATCGCGGTTTCCACCGTGTCCTTCCTTGCGTCTctgtggagcagggaggaagggatggagcAAGTGGCTCCCCTTCATCACCCATCCGCTTTTCCCTTCCCACAGGTGCTGCTGGCAGCGACACACATCACAGCGGTGGGGTGGCGATGCGCCGGCTGCTCTGACTGTGGCACCCGTCGCAAC CTGGCACTCCTGGGCGCCGCAGCCTGCTTCGTCCTCTCCGGGGTGGGTTTGACCAACGGACCCCTCTGCTTCTACAATGCCTCCGAGCACGGTGGCGGTGGGCACGGCATGCTCTGGGGTTACCCCTTCCTGGACACCGGCAGCCAGAAGCCTGATGCCAG GGCAGAGAACTACCTGCACGATCATCGCACCTGGAGCATCTGCCTGGAGCCGGTGGGTGTCGTCACCTGGAACATcgtcctcttctccctcctgctgctcgtCAGCGCCGCCGAGATGGTGCTGGCCTCCATCCAGATCCTCAATGGCTGCCTTGGGTGCCTCTGCGGCTTTTGCGAGGGGAAATAG
- the TM4SF19 gene encoding transmembrane 4 L6 family member 19 isoform X3 — protein sequence MWSTSWHVINSQPWVMPPGQGSSEEWTLLAPRGIAPRVAMCVGKCSRIVGPCLLVLGTLSMAANILLLFPGGASKYLVEGHISKDAKAMPGIWGGGITVLLAATHITAVGWRCAGCSDCGTRRNAFISAVLSKLALLGAAACFVLSGVGLTNGPLCFYNASEHGGGGHGMLWGYPFLDTGSQKPDARAENYLHDHRTWSICLEPVGVVTWNIVLFSLLLLVSAAEMVLASIQILNGCLGCLCGFCEGK from the exons atgtggaGCACAAGCTGGCACGTTATAAATAGTCAGCCATGGGTGATGCCTCCAGGACAGGGCTCATCTGAGGAGTGGACACTGCTGGCTCCACGTGGCATTGCTCCCAG GGTGGCCATGTGTGTGGGGAAGTGCAGCCGGATCGTGGGTCCCTgcctgctggtgctgggcacGCTGTCCATGGCAGCCAAcatcctcctgctcttccccgGCGGGGCATCCAAGTACCTGGTGGAGGGGCACATCAGCAAGGATGCCAAGGCCATGCCGGGCATCTGGGGAGGCGGCATCACC GTGCTGCTGGCAGCGACACACATCACAGCGGTGGGGTGGCGATGCGCCGGCTGCTCTGACTGTGGCACCCGTCGCAAC GCTTTCATCTCCGCTGTGCTCTCCAAGCTGGCACTCCTGGGCGCCGCAGCCTGCTTCGTCCTCTCCGGGGTGGGTTTGACCAACGGACCCCTCTGCTTCTACAATGCCTCCGAGCACGGTGGCGGTGGGCACGGCATGCTCTGGGGTTACCCCTTCCTGGACACCGGCAGCCAGAAGCCTGATGCCAG GGCAGAGAACTACCTGCACGATCATCGCACCTGGAGCATCTGCCTGGAGCCGGTGGGTGTCGTCACCTGGAACATcgtcctcttctccctcctgctgctcgtCAGCGCCGCCGAGATGGTGCTGGCCTCCATCCAGATCCTCAATGGCTGCCTTGGGTGCCTCTGCGGCTTTTGCGAGGGGAAATAG
- the TM4SF19 gene encoding transmembrane 4 L6 family member 19 isoform X4, whose amino-acid sequence MWSTSWHVINSQPWVMPPGQGSSEEWTLLAPRGIAPRVAMCVGKCSRIVGPCLLVLGTLSMAANILLLFPGGASKYLVEGHISKDAKAMPGIWGGGITVLLAATHITAVGWRCAGCSDCGTRRNLALLGAAACFVLSGVGLTNGPLCFYNASEHGGGGHGMLWGYPFLDTGSQKPDARAENYLHDHRTWSICLEPVGVVTWNIVLFSLLLLVSAAEMVLASIQILNGCLGCLCGFCEGK is encoded by the exons atgtggaGCACAAGCTGGCACGTTATAAATAGTCAGCCATGGGTGATGCCTCCAGGACAGGGCTCATCTGAGGAGTGGACACTGCTGGCTCCACGTGGCATTGCTCCCAG GGTGGCCATGTGTGTGGGGAAGTGCAGCCGGATCGTGGGTCCCTgcctgctggtgctgggcacGCTGTCCATGGCAGCCAAcatcctcctgctcttccccgGCGGGGCATCCAAGTACCTGGTGGAGGGGCACATCAGCAAGGATGCCAAGGCCATGCCGGGCATCTGGGGAGGCGGCATCACC GTGCTGCTGGCAGCGACACACATCACAGCGGTGGGGTGGCGATGCGCCGGCTGCTCTGACTGTGGCACCCGTCGCAAC CTGGCACTCCTGGGCGCCGCAGCCTGCTTCGTCCTCTCCGGGGTGGGTTTGACCAACGGACCCCTCTGCTTCTACAATGCCTCCGAGCACGGTGGCGGTGGGCACGGCATGCTCTGGGGTTACCCCTTCCTGGACACCGGCAGCCAGAAGCCTGATGCCAG GGCAGAGAACTACCTGCACGATCATCGCACCTGGAGCATCTGCCTGGAGCCGGTGGGTGTCGTCACCTGGAACATcgtcctcttctccctcctgctgctcgtCAGCGCCGCCGAGATGGTGCTGGCCTCCATCCAGATCCTCAATGGCTGCCTTGGGTGCCTCTGCGGCTTTTGCGAGGGGAAATAG